From a region of the Janthinobacterium sp. 61 genome:
- a CDS encoding NADH-quinone oxidoreductase subunit J has protein sequence MDFKTILFYAFALILILAATRVITARNPVHAVLFLVLSFFSAAGIWMLLQAEFLAIVLVLVYVGAVMVLFLFVVMMLDINIDRMREGFWGYLPLSVTVGVIIVLEMAAVLWHGFRNFAPSIAPVNVNLGGTKELGLLIYTKYVFAFEIAAVVLLVAIVAAVALTLRKRKDTKHFAPGDAVRVKRNDRLKIIKMDAVVERPAAEPEVKEAP, from the coding sequence ATGGACTTTAAAACAATTTTGTTTTACGCCTTTGCGCTGATCTTGATTCTGGCAGCGACGCGCGTTATCACGGCCCGTAATCCGGTCCACGCAGTACTGTTCCTGGTACTGTCCTTCTTTTCCGCAGCGGGCATCTGGATGCTGCTGCAAGCTGAATTTCTGGCCATCGTGCTGGTATTGGTGTATGTCGGCGCCGTGATGGTGCTGTTCCTCTTCGTGGTCATGATGCTCGATATCAATATCGACCGCATGCGCGAAGGTTTCTGGGGCTACCTGCCGCTGTCCGTGACGGTGGGCGTGATCATCGTGCTGGAAATGGCCGCTGTCCTGTGGCACGGTTTCCGCAACTTTGCGCCTAGCATCGCTCCGGTGAACGTCAATCTGGGCGGCACCAAGGAACTGGGCCTGCTGATCTACACGAAATATGTGTTCGCCTTCGAGATCGCTGCCGTCGTGCTGCTGGTGGCCATCGTTGCCGCGGTTGCACTGACCCTGCGCAAACGCAAGGACACCAAGCATTTTGCTCCGGGCGATGCGGTACGCGTCAAGCGCAACGACCGCCTGAAGATCATCAAGATGGACGCGGTCGTCGAGCGTCCTGCGGCTGAGCCGGAA
- the nuoI gene encoding NADH-quinone oxidoreductase subunit NuoI: MDKVKDFFSSLLLGELIKGMALTGKYMFSRKITVQFPEEKTPISPRFRGLHALRRYPNGEERCIACKLCEAVCPAMAITIESEQRDDGSRRTTRYDIDLTKCIFCGFCEESCPVDSIVETQILEYHGEKRGDLYYTKEMLLAVGDRYENDIAAARAADAPYR; the protein is encoded by the coding sequence ATGGATAAGGTAAAAGATTTCTTCAGCAGCCTCTTGTTAGGCGAGCTGATCAAGGGCATGGCGCTGACAGGCAAGTACATGTTTTCGCGCAAGATCACGGTGCAATTCCCGGAAGAGAAGACACCGATCTCGCCGCGTTTCCGTGGCTTGCACGCGCTGCGCCGCTACCCGAACGGCGAGGAACGTTGCATCGCCTGCAAACTGTGCGAAGCAGTTTGCCCGGCGATGGCCATCACGATCGAATCGGAACAGCGTGACGACGGTTCGCGCCGCACCACGCGTTACGATATTGACTTGACCAAGTGCATCTTCTGCGGTTTCTGCGAAGAGTCCTGCCCGGTCGATTCGATCGTCGAGACGCAAATCCTGGAATACCACGGCGAGAAACGCGGGGATTTGTATTACACGAAAGAGATGTTGCTGGCCGTGGGTGATCGTTATGAAAATGACATCGCCGCTGCGCGCGCCGCCGACGCACCTTATCGCTGA
- the nuoH gene encoding NADH-quinone oxidoreductase subunit NuoH has translation MALPEFVNVINSGGQDLLGGSWPFFWTLIKILCVLLPLMGLVAYLTLWERKLIGWIQIRVGPNRVGPLGLLQPIADALKLLFKEIIIPSKAAKGLFVIGPIMTIMPALAAWSVVPFGPQAVLANVNAGLLMLLAITSMEVYGIIIAGWASNSKYSFMGAMRASAQMISYEIPMGFVMVIVLMVSGSLNFIDIVSGQQIGFFADKGVNFLSWNWLPLLPMFVIYLVSGLAEANRHPFDVVEGESEIVAGHMVEYSGMAYAMFMLAEYANMILIGALASIMFLGGWSAPFAFLEFWGGFGGFFWLFAKTFFIVSVFIWVRGTFPRYRYDQIMRLGWKVFIPLTLVYLVFVAAWMQTSWNIWK, from the coding sequence ATGGCTCTGCCTGAATTTGTAAACGTCATCAACAGCGGTGGCCAGGATTTGCTGGGCGGCTCCTGGCCGTTCTTCTGGACCCTGATCAAGATCCTGTGCGTGCTGTTGCCGCTGATGGGCCTGGTTGCCTACCTGACCTTGTGGGAACGCAAGCTGATCGGCTGGATTCAGATCCGTGTCGGTCCGAACCGCGTGGGCCCATTGGGCTTGCTGCAGCCTATCGCCGATGCGCTGAAACTCTTGTTCAAAGAGATCATCATCCCGTCCAAGGCCGCCAAGGGCTTGTTCGTGATCGGTCCGATCATGACCATCATGCCGGCCCTGGCTGCCTGGTCGGTCGTGCCGTTCGGTCCGCAAGCCGTGCTGGCCAACGTCAACGCGGGCTTGCTGATGCTGCTGGCGATTACCTCGATGGAAGTCTACGGCATCATCATCGCCGGCTGGGCGTCGAACTCGAAGTACTCGTTCATGGGCGCCATGCGCGCTTCGGCACAGATGATTTCGTATGAAATCCCGATGGGCTTCGTGATGGTCATCGTGCTGATGGTATCGGGCAGCCTGAATTTCATCGACATCGTTAGCGGCCAGCAAATCGGCTTCTTCGCTGACAAGGGCGTGAACTTCCTGTCGTGGAACTGGTTGCCGCTGCTGCCGATGTTCGTCATTTACCTGGTGTCGGGCCTGGCTGAAGCCAACCGTCACCCATTCGACGTCGTCGAAGGCGAGTCGGAAATCGTTGCCGGCCACATGGTCGAGTACTCGGGCATGGCCTACGCCATGTTCATGCTGGCTGAATACGCCAACATGATACTGATCGGCGCCCTGGCTTCGATCATGTTCCTCGGTGGCTGGTCCGCACCATTTGCTTTCCTTGAGTTCTGGGGTGGTTTCGGCGGCTTCTTCTGGCTGTTCGCCAAGACCTTCTTCATCGTGTCGGTGTTCATCTGGGTGCGCGGTACTTTCCCACGCTACCGTTATGACCAGATCATGCGCCTCGGCTGGAAAGTGTTTATCCCGTTGACGCTGGTCTACCTGGTCTTCGTCGCTGCCTGGATGCAGACATCCTGGAATATTTGGAAGTAA
- the nuoG gene encoding NADH-quinone oxidoreductase subunit NuoG: MVEIEIDGKKVEVPAGSMVMDAANKLGTYIPHFCYHKKLSIAANCRMCLVEVEKAPKPLPACATPVSAGMIVRSASDKAVQAQKSVMEFLLINHPLDCPICDQGGECQLQDLAVGYGKSESRYKEDKRVVQPKEAGPLVSMQEMSRCIQCTRCVRFGQEVAGVMELGMIGRGEHSEIVSFVGQTVDSELSGNMIDLCPVGALTSKPFRYSARTWELSRRKSVSPHDGLGTNLIVQVKAGKVKRVLPLENEAVNECWISDKDRFSYEALDSAERLTSPMLKQGNEWKEVDWQTALEYVAHGLKNIKHEHGADAIAALATPHSTVEELVLLQKVVHGLGSENVDFRLRQTDFALDAGVKPWLGMPINEFGQIKRAFVIGSFLRKDHPLLATRLRASVKGGAKLSILHASDDDQLITIANKMIVAPSDWLAALSEVVAAVAKAKEIAAPNGFEAVTASDVAVAIAASLMAGDHGAVLLGNAATQHPQASQLHAAAQWIAEQTGAKLGYLTEAANTVGAHLVAKPRTNVQAAFAVPKKAYVLLHAEPELDAANPQTARAALDGADMVVAMSAFKHGMDYADVLLPIAPFAETSGTFVNCEGRAQSFNGTVKPLAETRPAWKVLRVLGNILGLAGFDYDTSEAIRDEAFGAGVTDLSAQLNNIAKNAPEAASYAPASPALQRIADVPIYFADALVRRSEPLQRTVDGAAPQAHLSLALADKLGIKAGDKVKVAQGSGSAILVAAIHAGLPANVVKVSAAHASTASLGGMFGDITVETAEGKI, encoded by the coding sequence ATGGTTGAAATCGAAATAGACGGCAAAAAAGTCGAAGTCCCTGCTGGTAGCATGGTGATGGACGCCGCCAACAAATTGGGAACCTACATTCCGCACTTCTGCTATCACAAGAAATTGTCGATCGCAGCGAACTGCCGCATGTGCCTGGTCGAAGTGGAAAAGGCGCCCAAGCCTTTGCCCGCTTGTGCGACCCCGGTCAGTGCCGGCATGATCGTGCGCTCCGCCAGCGATAAAGCTGTGCAGGCGCAAAAGTCGGTCATGGAATTCTTGCTGATTAACCACCCGCTTGATTGCCCTATCTGCGATCAGGGCGGCGAATGCCAGTTGCAAGACTTGGCAGTGGGCTACGGCAAGAGCGAATCGCGCTACAAGGAAGACAAGCGCGTGGTGCAGCCGAAGGAAGCCGGTCCGCTGGTTTCCATGCAGGAAATGTCGCGCTGCATCCAGTGCACCCGTTGCGTACGCTTTGGCCAGGAAGTGGCCGGCGTGATGGAGCTGGGCATGATCGGCCGCGGCGAACACTCGGAAATCGTGTCGTTTGTTGGCCAGACGGTCGACTCCGAACTGTCGGGCAACATGATCGACCTGTGCCCCGTCGGCGCACTGACCTCGAAGCCATTCCGTTACAGCGCCCGTACGTGGGAACTGTCGCGCCGCAAATCGGTCAGCCCGCATGACGGTCTGGGTACCAACTTGATCGTGCAAGTGAAAGCTGGCAAGGTCAAGCGCGTATTGCCACTGGAAAACGAAGCTGTCAACGAGTGCTGGATCTCGGACAAGGATCGTTTCTCGTACGAAGCGCTGGACAGCGCTGAACGCCTGACTTCCCCGATGCTGAAACAAGGCAACGAGTGGAAAGAAGTCGATTGGCAAACGGCGCTGGAATACGTGGCGCACGGTTTGAAAAATATCAAGCATGAGCATGGCGCTGACGCCATCGCCGCGCTGGCCACCCCGCATTCGACCGTCGAAGAGCTGGTCCTGCTGCAAAAAGTCGTCCACGGCCTCGGTTCCGAGAACGTTGACTTCCGCCTGCGCCAGACCGACTTCGCGCTCGATGCCGGCGTCAAGCCATGGCTGGGCATGCCGATCAATGAATTTGGCCAGATCAAGCGCGCCTTCGTCATCGGCTCGTTCCTGCGCAAGGATCACCCATTGCTGGCTACGCGTCTGCGCGCGTCCGTCAAGGGCGGCGCCAAGCTGTCCATCCTGCACGCCTCGGACGATGATCAACTGATCACCATCGCCAACAAGATGATCGTGGCGCCTAGCGATTGGCTGGCGGCCCTGTCGGAAGTGGTCGCTGCTGTTGCTAAAGCGAAAGAAATCGCCGCGCCAAACGGTTTTGAAGCGGTGACCGCTTCGGACGTGGCTGTCGCCATCGCCGCCAGCCTGATGGCTGGCGATCATGGCGCCGTGCTGCTGGGTAACGCGGCAACGCAACACCCGCAAGCGTCGCAACTGCATGCTGCCGCGCAATGGATCGCCGAACAGACGGGCGCCAAGCTCGGTTACCTGACGGAAGCGGCCAACACGGTTGGCGCGCACCTGGTCGCCAAGCCGCGCACCAATGTGCAAGCTGCCTTTGCCGTGCCGAAGAAAGCTTACGTGCTGCTGCACGCCGAGCCGGAACTCGATGCTGCCAATCCACAAACGGCCCGCGCCGCCCTGGATGGCGCCGACATGGTCGTGGCGATGTCGGCCTTCAAGCACGGCATGGATTACGCCGATGTCTTGCTGCCGATCGCGCCGTTCGCTGAAACCTCGGGTACCTTCGTGAACTGCGAAGGCCGCGCGCAAAGCTTCAACGGCACCGTGAAACCGCTGGCGGAAACCCGTCCAGCCTGGAAAGTGCTGCGCGTGCTGGGCAACATCCTGGGCCTGGCCGGTTTCGACTACGACACCTCCGAAGCGATCCGCGACGAAGCGTTTGGCGCTGGCGTGACCGATCTGTCGGCACAGCTGAACAATATCGCCAAGAACGCACCGGAAGCGGCAAGCTACGCACCGGCCTCGCCGGCGCTGCAACGCATCGCCGACGTGCCGATCTACTTCGCCGACGCGCTGGTACGCCGCTCCGAACCTTTGCAACGCACGGTCGATGGCGCCGCGCCGCAAGCGCACCTGTCCCTGGCGCTGGCTGACAAGCTGGGCATCAAGGCAGGCGACAAGGTCAAAGTGGCGCAAGGCTCCGGCAGCGCCATTCTGGTGGCGGCTATTCATGCCGGCCTGCCAGCCAATGTGGTCAAAGTGTCGGCGGCGCATGCCTCGACGGCTAGCCTGGGCGGCATGTTCGGTGACATCACAGTTGAAACAGCAGAGGGGAAAATCTGA
- the nuoF gene encoding NADH-quinone oxidoreductase subunit NuoF codes for MTSLHNRHIDPLILKDLDGKNWHLQDYVNRGGYSALRRILEEKITPEQIIADLKASSLRGRGGAGFPTGLKWSFMPRQFPGQKYLVCNTDEGEPGTFKDRDIIRYNPHALIEGMAIGAYAMGITVGYNYIHGEIFQEYLRFEEALEEARAAGFLGDKIMGSEFSFQLHAHHGYGAYICGEETALLESLEGKKGQPRFKPPFPASFGLYGKPTTINNTETFAAVPFVLNIGPEKYLAMGKPNNGGSKIFSISGDVEKPGNYEVPLGTPFATLLELAGGMRGGKKIKAVIPGGSSAPVIRGDIMMQTDLDYDSIAKAGSMLGSGAVIVMDETRCMVKALERLSYFYFEESCGQCTPCREGTGWMYRMVHRIEQGQGRPDDLDMLNSIADNIQGRTICALGDAAAMPVRAFIKNFREEFEYHIEHKHCLVPAYI; via the coding sequence ATGACGTCACTCCACAACCGCCATATCGATCCATTGATCCTGAAGGATCTGGATGGCAAGAACTGGCATTTGCAAGACTATGTGAACCGCGGCGGCTATTCGGCCCTGCGGCGTATCCTGGAAGAGAAAATCACGCCGGAACAGATCATCGCCGACCTCAAGGCTTCGTCCTTGCGCGGCCGTGGCGGCGCGGGTTTCCCTACCGGCTTGAAGTGGAGCTTTATGCCGCGCCAGTTCCCGGGTCAGAAATACCTCGTCTGCAATACAGATGAAGGCGAACCGGGTACTTTCAAGGACCGCGACATCATTCGTTACAATCCCCATGCGCTGATCGAAGGCATGGCCATTGGCGCTTATGCGATGGGCATCACCGTCGGCTATAACTATATCCACGGTGAAATCTTCCAGGAATACCTGCGTTTCGAAGAAGCGCTGGAAGAGGCGCGTGCCGCCGGTTTCCTGGGCGACAAGATCATGGGCAGCGAATTCTCGTTCCAGTTGCATGCGCACCATGGTTATGGCGCTTACATCTGCGGCGAAGAAACGGCCCTGCTCGAATCGCTGGAAGGCAAGAAAGGCCAGCCGCGCTTCAAGCCGCCTTTCCCCGCCTCGTTTGGCCTGTACGGCAAGCCGACGACGATCAACAACACGGAAACCTTCGCGGCCGTGCCCTTCGTGCTGAACATCGGTCCAGAGAAATACCTGGCGATGGGCAAGCCGAACAATGGCGGTTCGAAGATCTTCTCGATCTCGGGCGACGTGGAAAAACCGGGCAACTATGAAGTGCCGCTCGGCACCCCGTTTGCGACCCTGCTGGAACTGGCAGGCGGCATGCGCGGTGGCAAAAAGATCAAGGCCGTGATCCCTGGCGGTTCGTCCGCTCCGGTGATCCGCGGCGACATCATGATGCAGACCGACCTGGACTATGACTCGATCGCGAAAGCCGGTTCGATGTTGGGTTCGGGTGCTGTCATCGTGATGGACGAAACACGCTGCATGGTGAAGGCGCTGGAACGCCTGTCCTACTTCTATTTTGAAGAATCGTGCGGCCAGTGTACGCCTTGCCGTGAAGGCACAGGCTGGATGTACCGCATGGTGCATCGCATCGAGCAGGGGCAGGGTCGTCCAGACGACCTGGACATGCTCAACTCGATCGCCGACAACATCCAGGGCCGCACCATTTGCGCGCTGGGCGATGCGGCTGCCATGCCGGTACGGGCCTTCATTAAGAATTTCCGTGAAGAATTTGAATATCATATCGAGCACAAGCATTGCTTAGTGCCCGCATATATCTAA
- the nuoE gene encoding NADH-quinone oxidoreductase subunit NuoE, translating into MLLSEQCYKKIDRELAKYPADQRQSAVMAALAHAQDELGWLAPETMKELADYIGMPAIAVQEVATFYNMYNVKPVGKHKITVCTNLPCALSGGVRAAEYLKQKLGIDFRETTADGQFTLVEGECMGACGDAPVLLVSNKTMCSWMSNEKIDAMLEELKK; encoded by the coding sequence ATGTTGTTATCAGAGCAATGCTATAAGAAAATTGACCGCGAGCTGGCCAAGTACCCGGCCGACCAGCGTCAGTCGGCCGTCATGGCCGCGCTGGCCCATGCCCAGGATGAACTGGGCTGGCTGGCGCCGGAAACCATGAAGGAACTGGCCGATTACATCGGCATGCCGGCGATTGCCGTGCAGGAAGTGGCCACGTTCTACAATATGTACAACGTCAAGCCCGTGGGCAAGCACAAGATTACCGTGTGCACCAACCTGCCATGCGCCCTGTCGGGCGGCGTGCGCGCTGCAGAGTACCTGAAGCAGAAACTGGGTATCGATTTCCGCGAAACCACCGCAGACGGCCAGTTCACCCTGGTTGAAGGCGAGTGCATGGGTGCTTGCGGCGATGCGCCTGTCTTGCTGGTCAGTAATAAAACCATGTGCAGCTGGATGTCGAACGAGAAAATCGACGCCATGCTGGAGGAACTCAAGAAATGA
- a CDS encoding NADH-quinone oxidoreductase subunit D translates to MAEIKNYTLNFGPQHPAAHGVLRLVLEMDGEVIQRADPHIGLLHRATEKLAEQKTYLQSVPYMDRLDYVSMMCNEHAYVMAIEKMLGLEVPLRAQYIRVMFDEMTRILNHLMWLGTHALDVGAMGPFLYCFRDREDLFDAYEAVSGARMHAAYYRPGGVYRDLPDAMPQHKASIIRNAKAISKLNENRQGSLLDFIEDFARRFPNSVDEYETLLTDNRIWKQRTVGIGVVSPEDALAMGFTGAMLRGSGVQWDLRKKQPYEVYDLMDFDIPIGTNGDCYDRYLVRVEELRQSNRIIKQCVEWLRNNEGPVMTSNRKVAPPGRVDMKTNMESLIHHFKLFTEGFHVPPGEAYSAVEHPKGEFGVYLVSDGANKPYRMKLRAPDYAHLQSLDEMARGHMLADAVTIIGTQDIVFGSIDR, encoded by the coding sequence ATGGCTGAGATTAAGAACTACACCCTGAACTTTGGGCCACAGCATCCGGCCGCGCACGGTGTGCTGCGCCTGGTGCTGGAGATGGATGGCGAAGTCATCCAGCGTGCCGACCCGCATATCGGCCTGTTGCACCGCGCCACCGAAAAGCTGGCCGAGCAAAAGACCTATCTGCAATCCGTGCCGTACATGGACCGTCTCGACTATGTGTCGATGATGTGCAATGAGCATGCGTACGTGATGGCCATCGAAAAGATGCTGGGCCTGGAAGTGCCGCTGCGCGCGCAATACATCCGCGTCATGTTCGACGAAATGACGCGCATCCTGAATCACCTGATGTGGCTGGGCACCCACGCGCTGGACGTTGGCGCCATGGGCCCGTTCCTGTATTGCTTCCGCGACCGCGAAGACTTGTTCGACGCCTACGAGGCAGTCTCGGGCGCGCGCATGCACGCAGCCTACTACCGTCCGGGCGGCGTGTACCGCGACTTGCCGGACGCAATGCCGCAGCACAAGGCGTCGATCATTCGCAATGCCAAGGCGATTTCCAAGCTGAATGAAAACCGCCAGGGTTCCCTGCTGGACTTCATCGAAGACTTCGCGCGCCGTTTCCCGAATTCCGTGGACGAGTACGAAACCTTGCTGACCGACAACCGTATCTGGAAACAGCGTACCGTCGGCATCGGCGTGGTGTCCCCGGAAGATGCGCTGGCCATGGGCTTTACGGGCGCCATGCTGCGCGGCTCGGGCGTGCAGTGGGACTTGCGCAAGAAACAGCCGTACGAAGTGTACGACCTGATGGATTTCGACATTCCTATCGGCACCAACGGCGATTGCTACGACCGCTACCTGGTCCGCGTGGAAGAGCTGCGCCAGTCGAACCGCATCATCAAGCAATGCGTGGAGTGGCTGCGCAACAATGAAGGTCCTGTCATGACCAGCAACCGCAAGGTAGCGCCTCCGGGCCGCGTCGACATGAAGACCAACATGGAATCGCTGATTCACCACTTCAAGCTGTTTACCGAAGGTTTCCACGTGCCGCCAGGCGAGGCCTACAGCGCCGTGGAACATCCGAAGGGCGAGTTCGGCGTGTACCTGGTGTCCGATGGCGCCAACAAGCCGTACCGCATGAAACTGCGCGCGCCAGACTACGCTCACTTGCAGTCGCTCGACGAGATGGCGCGTGGGCACATGCTTGCCGACGCCGTGACCATCATCGGGACGCAAGATATCGTGTTCGGCAGTATTGACCGCTAA
- a CDS encoding NADH-quinone oxidoreductase subunit C — protein MTTHLEVLQNALGTALGDRVSTTVALGEVTLVVKAEDYLAVMQTLRDDPTLHFEQLLDLCGVDYSTYGDGSWDGLRFAAVSHLLSVKHNWRVRVRVFAPDDDMPLLPSVVNIWRAVNWYEREAFDLLGILFEGHNDLRRLLTDYGFIGHPFRKDFPVSGYVEMRYDPEQKRVIYQPVTIEPRENVPRVIREEHYGMK, from the coding sequence ATGACAACACATTTAGAAGTATTGCAAAACGCCCTCGGCACTGCCTTGGGTGATCGCGTTAGCACGACGGTTGCGCTGGGCGAAGTCACCCTGGTCGTCAAGGCCGAGGACTACCTGGCCGTGATGCAGACCTTGCGCGACGATCCGACCCTGCATTTCGAGCAATTGCTCGACCTGTGTGGCGTCGACTACTCGACCTATGGCGACGGTAGCTGGGATGGCCTGCGTTTTGCGGCCGTCTCGCACTTGCTGTCGGTCAAGCACAACTGGCGCGTGCGCGTGCGCGTATTCGCACCGGACGACGACATGCCGCTGCTGCCCTCCGTGGTGAACATCTGGCGTGCCGTCAACTGGTATGAGCGCGAAGCGTTCGACTTGCTGGGCATCCTCTTCGAAGGCCACAACGACTTGCGCCGCCTGCTGACCGACTACGGTTTCATCGGCCATCCGTTCCGCAAGGATTTCCCCGTCTCCGGCTATGTCGAGATGCGCTACGATCCGGAACAGAAGCGCGTGATTTACCAGCCCGTGACGATCGAGCCGCGGGAAAACGTGCCGCGCGTGATCCGCGAAGAACATTACGGGATGAAATAA
- a CDS encoding NADH-quinone oxidoreductase subunit B family protein produces the protein MAIEGVLSEGFITTSADKLINWARTGSMFPMTFGLACCAVEMMHVGAARYDMDRFGVVFRPSPRQSDVMIVAGTLCNKMAPALRKVYDQMAEPRWVISMGSCANGGGYYHYSYSVVRGCDRIVPVDVYVPGCPPTAEALLYGIMQLQNKIKRTSTIAR, from the coding sequence ATGGCTATTGAAGGCGTATTAAGCGAAGGTTTCATCACCACCTCGGCCGACAAGCTGATCAACTGGGCGCGCACCGGGTCTATGTTCCCGATGACGTTCGGTCTGGCCTGCTGTGCGGTCGAAATGATGCATGTGGGCGCAGCCCGCTACGATATGGACCGTTTCGGCGTCGTGTTTCGTCCGTCGCCGCGTCAGTCCGACGTCATGATCGTTGCCGGCACCCTGTGCAACAAGATGGCGCCGGCCTTGCGCAAGGTCTACGACCAGATGGCAGAGCCACGCTGGGTCATCTCGATGGGTTCCTGCGCCAATGGCGGCGGGTACTACCATTACTCCTATTCTGTGGTGCGCGGCTGCGACCGCATCGTGCCTGTCGACGTGTATGTGCCTGGCTGTCCTCCGACCGCTGAAGCCTTGCTGTACGGCATCATGCAGTTGCAGAACAAGATCAAGCGTACCAGCACGATCGCACGCTAA
- a CDS encoding NADH-quinone oxidoreductase subunit A, with product MNLENYFPVLLFIIIGLGVGIAPQLLGRLLGPNKPDAAKLSPYECGFEAFEDARMKFDVRYYLVAILFILFDLETAFFFPWGVAMRDLGWAGFVTMMVFIAEFVVGFWYIWKKGALDWE from the coding sequence GTGAACCTCGAAAATTACTTCCCCGTCCTGCTGTTTATTATTATCGGCCTTGGTGTCGGTATCGCTCCCCAGCTCCTGGGGCGCCTGTTAGGTCCTAACAAGCCTGACGCAGCAAAACTCTCCCCGTACGAATGTGGCTTTGAAGCATTCGAAGACGCGCGCATGAAATTTGATGTGCGCTACTATCTGGTCGCAATCCTGTTTATTTTGTTCGATCTGGAAACGGCATTCTTTTTCCCGTGGGGCGTTGCAATGCGCGACCTGGGTTGGGCCGGTTTCGTCACGATGATGGTATTCATCGCTGAATTCGTGGTCGGATTTTGGTACATTTGGAAGAAAGGTGCCCTTGACTGGGAATAA
- the secG gene encoding preprotein translocase subunit SecG — translation MNMMFNLVVVVQVISALSIIALVLLQHGKGADMGAAFGSGASGSLFGATGSSNFMSKSTGVAAAIFFGATLALSLMANQRATTVGGGVMDKVVKPVPVTGAGAIPTTVPAAAPVASAPAAAAPVASTPAGAIPK, via the coding sequence ATGAACATGATGTTCAATCTGGTAGTGGTAGTACAGGTTATTTCGGCATTGTCGATTATCGCGCTGGTGTTGCTGCAGCACGGCAAGGGCGCCGACATGGGTGCCGCCTTCGGTTCGGGCGCCTCGGGCAGCCTGTTCGGTGCGACGGGTTCGTCGAACTTCATGTCGAAGTCGACGGGCGTTGCCGCCGCGATCTTCTTTGGCGCCACCCTGGCCCTGTCGCTGATGGCCAATCAGCGCGCCACCACTGTCGGCGGCGGCGTGATGGATAAGGTCGTCAAGCCAGTGCCAGTCACCGGTGCGGGCGCGATCCCGACGACGGTACCTGCAGCAGCACCGGTCGCCAGCGCTCCGGCAGCTGCGGCACCGGTTGCCAGCACTCCGGCAGGCGCGATTCCGAAGTAA
- the tpiA gene encoding triose-phosphate isomerase, whose product MRRKLVVGNWKMNGSRTSNAVLLSEIVAGLAASGAASAVCVPAPYLAQCQTQLAGTALGWGAQDVSAHASGAYTGEISVAMLQDFGCSYVVIGHSERRAYHGESDALVAAKTVAALAAGITPIVCIGETLAQREAGQTDAVVAQQLGAVLAAISADDVAKLVLAYEPVWAIGTGKTATPQMAQDVHQVLRGQLAAKNAVAAAGVQILYGGSMKPENAKELMAMPDIDGGLIGGAALKAVDFLAIIHAAD is encoded by the coding sequence ATGCGTCGCAAACTCGTCGTCGGAAATTGGAAAATGAACGGCAGTCGCACCTCGAACGCGGTGTTATTGTCTGAAATAGTTGCTGGCCTGGCTGCCTCTGGCGCCGCCAGCGCCGTCTGTGTGCCCGCGCCGTATCTGGCGCAGTGCCAGACGCAATTGGCAGGCACGGCTCTTGGTTGGGGCGCGCAGGATGTGTCCGCGCACGCCAGCGGCGCCTACACGGGCGAAATCTCGGTCGCGATGCTGCAGGATTTTGGCTGCAGCTATGTGGTGATCGGGCATTCCGAGCGCCGCGCCTACCATGGCGAGAGCGATGCGCTGGTGGCGGCCAAGACGGTAGCTGCGCTGGCGGCGGGCATTACGCCTATCGTTTGCATCGGCGAAACGCTGGCGCAGCGCGAAGCGGGCCAGACCGACGCGGTCGTGGCGCAGCAGTTGGGCGCCGTGCTGGCGGCGATTTCCGCCGACGACGTGGCGAAACTGGTGCTGGCCTACGAGCCAGTCTGGGCCATCGGCACTGGCAAGACAGCCACGCCGCAAATGGCGCAGGACGTGCATCAGGTGTTGCGCGGCCAGCTGGCGGCAAAGAATGCGGTAGCGGCGGCCGGCGTGCAAATCCTGTACGGCGGCAGCATGAAGCCGGAGAACGCAAAAGAATTGATGGCGATGCCGGATATCGATGGCGGTCTGATCGGTGGTGCAGCATTGAAGGCGGTGGATTTCCTGGCGATTATTCACGCCGCTGATTGA